The following coding sequences are from one Diabrotica virgifera virgifera chromosome 2, PGI_DIABVI_V3a window:
- the LOC114331134 gene encoding eukaryotic translation elongation factor 1 epsilon-1, with protein MVVNIHKYLNPIATLLKVKLDNPKANKAPNSTVISTVFTLLNKSNSALGPRNDLERVEIQQWIEYVLVYASHVDNVQNSKIVLKELNDILALKTYLVSHRLTIADVLLFYVLVQLMNSLSTLEKEKYIHVCRWFDNLQQDESLRQKYKVVDFSSNFLATLVPARH; from the exons ATGGTTGTGAATATACACAAATATTTAAATCCTATAGCTACTTtattgaaagtaaaattagataaTCCTAAAGCTAATAAG GCACCCAATTCTACAGTAATAAGCACAGTTTTTACTCTATTAAACAAATCCAATTCAGCTTTAGGCCCAAGAAACGATTTGGAAAGAGTGGaaatccagcagtggatagagtATGTTCTAGTTTATGCCAGCCATGTGGATAATGTTCAGAATTCAAAAATAGTCTTAAAA gAACTCAATGACATATTAGCATTGAAGACATATTTGGTTTCACACAGGCTGACGATAGCTGATGTTTTGTTATTTTATGTACTAGTTCAATTAATG AATTCCTTGTCTACCCTTGAAAAGGAGAAATACATACATGTATGCAGATGGTTTGATAATCTACAACAGGATGAATCTCTGAGACAAAAATACAAAGTTGTTGATTTCAGTTCAAACTTTTTGGCTACATTAGTTCCAGCAAGACATTAG
- the LOC126880090 gene encoding uncharacterized protein LOC126880090 — MLMLKTPVTSVTMAKRVQFLRELHKNVKEGCVPSNDEEFLEVENLIPENKSESCSPTGENNILEEDLNLSDDSVADPDYVLPKENFMKHPVEILQNNDSNSDTENIPVLQTLTSRNDTKRKGRTRREREECKRLRNAGESYTTEKGKTKPKRLSKNLLPCRLKCAERFSEAERATCFNDYWKLGSRDRRAMYISGLVSILPKKTQKTDGRAINRECYCTYKLIVNNEAKRTCKECFCRILGETKGFINVLVQKKKFSSTGIIESDQRGVGPPANKKSIEDITSVKNHILSFPSYESHYCRKSTNKKYLSPDLSIAKMYRLYKETCLEPVSLKLYSNCFHDLKLSFKKPSKDTCHTCDIITMQMKLAEENGDLKIQLAEHHLQAEKAYSAKRASKVRAQEDSSFQAYAFDLQQCLPTPLLQTSIAFYKRQLWTFNLTVHNLATDEATCYMWDETIGARGANQIASCLWHFCLNYLPPVVKEITFFSDTCGGQNKNNIVAMMFTFLLDKHSTLEIVNHKFLLSGHSHMECDSDHAIIEKTKKNTNEN, encoded by the exons ATGTTAATGTTGAAAACACCAGTTACTTCTGTTACAATGGCGAAGCGGGTACAATTTTTAAGAGAATTGCACAAAAATGTCAAAGAAGGTTGTGTACCAAGTAATGACGAGGAATTTCTGGAAGTGGAAAATCTTATTCCAGAGAATAAAAGTGAAAGTTGTTCACCAACAGGAGAAAACAATATCCTAGAAGAAG acttAAATCTCTCAGACGATAGTGTAGCAGATCCAGATTATGTTTTACCCAAAGAAAATTTCATGAAACATCCAGTCGAAATCCTGCAAAATAACGACAGCAACTCTGATACGGAAAATATTCCAGTTTTGCAAACTCTAACCAGTAGAAATGATACAAAAAGAAAAGGTCGAACACGAAGAGAAAGAGAAGAATGTAAAAGGCTTAGAAATGCAGGAGAGAGCTATACTACAGAAAAAGGCAAAACTAAACCCAAAAGATTATCGAAAAACTTATTACCTTGTAGGCTAAAATGTGCGGAAAGGTTCAGTGAAGCCGAAAGGGCTACATGTTTTAATGATTACTGGAAGTTAGGGAGTAGAGATCGAAGGGCTATGTACATATCGGGGTTAGTTTCAATTTTACCTAAAAAGACCCAGAAAACCGACGGCAGAGCAATAAATAGAGAGTGTTATTGTACATACAAACTGATCGTTAATAATGAAGCAAAACGAACCTGCAAAGAATGTTTTTGTAGAATATTAGGGGAGACTAAAGGATTTATCAATGTACTTGTCCAGAAGAAGAAGTTTTCTTCAACCGGAATAATAGAATCCGATCAAAGGGGTGTAGGTCCTCCTGCCAACAAAAAAAGTATAGAAGATATAACTTCAGTCAAAAATCATATTCTATCTTTTCCTAGCTACGAAAGCCATTACTGTAGAAAATCcacgaataaaaaatatttatctccTGATCTTTCTATAGCAAAAATGTATAGGCTATATAAAGAAACTTGCTTAGAGCCGGTTTCTTTAAAACTGTACTCAAACTGTTTTCACGACTtaaaactgtcttttaaaaaaccaTCAAAAGACACCTGTCACACCTGTGATATAATAACGATGCAGATGAAGTTAGCTGAGGAAAATGGAGATTTAAAAATTCAGTTAGCTGAGCATCATTTGCAGGCTGAAAAGGCTTATTCTGCAAAACGCGCCAGTAAAGTAAGAGCTCAAGAAGATTCCTCGTTTCAGGCTTATGCGTTTGACCTCCAACAGTGTCTACCCACACCACTTTTACAAACCTCAATTGCCTTTTACAAGAGGCAGCTTTGGACCTTTAATTTAACGGTTCACAACTTGGCAACGGATGAAGCTACGTGTTACATGTGGGATGAGACAATTGGAGCACGTGGTGCAAATCAAATCGCATCCTGTCTGTGGCACTTTTGTTTAAATTATCTTCCACCAGTTGTCAAAGAAATTACATTCTTTTCAGATACTTGCGGTGGACAGAATAAAAATAACATCGTGGCAAtgatgtttacatttttattagaCAAGCACTCAACTTTAGAAATTGTTAATCACAAATTTCTCCTTAGTGGTCATAGTCACATGGAATGTGACTCTGATCATGCCATTAttgagaaaactaaaaaaaacacAAATGAAAATTAA